One Streptomyces fagopyri DNA window includes the following coding sequences:
- a CDS encoding DMT family transporter gives MSTIAAPGALAPRRAWLTDLPLLLVAAVWGASYLAAKDVTTARTVIAVLVLRFAVALPVLVVAGRRSLRALSAAQWRGGATLGLILSGIFLLETYGVVHTSATNAGLVISLTMIFTPLAEAAVTRVRPARPFLAAAGISVLGVVLLTQSGGFTRPSPGDLLMLLAAVARTVHVLVMSRSKAVRGAGALPLTTVQLGTAVVVFALLSTGAGTTPWGVAADFGAREWAGLLFLAVFCTLFAFFVQMWAVRRTSPSRVGLLLGTEPLWAAAAGIALGGERLGAVGLLGGALVVAGTVWGRRAAG, from the coding sequence ATGTCGACGATCGCCGCCCCCGGCGCGCTCGCGCCGCGCCGCGCGTGGCTCACCGACCTGCCCCTGCTGCTCGTGGCGGCGGTCTGGGGAGCCAGTTATCTCGCGGCCAAGGACGTCACCACCGCGCGCACGGTGATCGCCGTACTGGTGCTGCGCTTCGCCGTCGCGCTGCCGGTACTGGTCGTGGCGGGACGGCGTTCCCTGCGCGCGCTGAGCGCCGCGCAGTGGCGCGGGGGCGCGACGCTGGGCCTGATCCTGAGCGGGATCTTCCTTCTGGAGACCTACGGCGTCGTGCACACCTCGGCGACCAACGCGGGCCTCGTCATCAGTCTCACCATGATCTTCACCCCGCTCGCCGAGGCCGCCGTGACCCGTGTCCGGCCCGCCCGCCCCTTCCTCGCCGCGGCCGGGATCTCCGTACTCGGCGTGGTCCTGCTGACCCAGAGCGGCGGCTTCACCCGGCCCTCGCCGGGCGATCTGCTGATGCTGCTCGCGGCCGTCGCCCGGACCGTGCACGTACTCGTCATGTCCCGCAGCAAGGCGGTCCGGGGCGCCGGCGCGCTGCCGCTGACCACGGTGCAACTGGGCACCGCGGTGGTCGTGTTCGCGCTGCTGTCGACCGGTGCCGGCACCACGCCCTGGGGTGTGGCCGCCGACTTCGGGGCACGGGAGTGGGCCGGGCTGCTGTTCCTCGCCGTGTTCTGTACTCTTTTCGCCTTCTTCGTGCAGATGTGGGCCGTGCGCCGGACCTCGCCGTCCCGGGTCGGTCTGCTGCTCGGCACCGAGCCGCTGTGGGCCGCCGCCGCGGGCATCGCGCTGGGCGGCGAACGGCTGGGCGCGGTGGGGCTGCTGGGCGGCGCACTCGTCGTCGCCGGGACCGTGTGGGGACGCCGGGCGGCAGGTTAA
- a CDS encoding ribonuclease domain-containing protein: MRFPPRITRTGSLVALMSALLIGGSGVVPADAAATAVGSVCYGALPSQAHDTLDLIASGGPFPYPQDGVVFQNREGVLPAQSASYYHEYTVITPGSPTRGAKRVVTGKKTREDYYTSDHYVTFKLINFGC, translated from the coding sequence ATGAGATTCCCCCCACGAATCACTCGCACCGGTTCCCTGGTCGCTCTCATGTCCGCGCTGCTCATCGGCGGGAGCGGGGTCGTCCCCGCCGACGCCGCGGCGACCGCCGTAGGAAGCGTCTGCTACGGCGCACTGCCGTCGCAGGCGCACGACACGCTGGACCTGATCGCCTCTGGAGGCCCCTTCCCGTACCCGCAGGACGGGGTCGTCTTCCAGAACCGCGAGGGTGTCCTGCCCGCCCAGTCCGCCAGCTACTACCACGAGTACACCGTCATCACGCCGGGCTCCCCGACGCGTGGCGCCAAGCGCGTCGTGACCGGTAAGAAGACGCGGGAGGACTATTACACCTCGGACCACTACGTCACGTTCAAGCTGATCAACTTCGGCTGCTGA
- a CDS encoding sensor histidine kinase, with protein sequence MSTVTADRPPHIPGNLSAPGLPVPPTLLLPGRRWLLPSAVIAELDPGQSTEGGRPRRTVRDWIVDFGWFLLAVVIGVLAADTLTSDPNIPDGLAVADQWIGALACAAVWLRRRWPLGLALAMIPVGMISNTAGGAGLVALFTLAAHRPFPYVAWVAGSQLALLPAYFWLRPDPDLPYLAAVLVTALLTAAVVGWGMFVRSKRQLMLSLRDRARRAETEAALRAEQAQRLAREAIAREMHDVLAHRLTLLSVHAGALEFRPDAPREEVARAAGVIRESAHEALQDLREIIGVLRAGDADDAGRPQPTLAAVDALVAESREAGMKVVLDLLVVDPAGVPASIGRTAYRIAQEGLTNARKHAPGAEVTVRVSGGFGDGLTVTVRNPAPSGEVPHVPGSGQGLIGLTERAALAGGRLSHGVEGDGGFEVRAWLPWGG encoded by the coding sequence TTGTCGACCGTGACCGCTGACCGTCCGCCGCACATACCGGGAAACCTGTCCGCGCCGGGGCTGCCCGTGCCCCCGACGCTGCTCCTGCCCGGGCGGCGCTGGCTGCTGCCCTCGGCGGTGATCGCCGAACTCGACCCCGGACAGAGCACCGAGGGCGGGCGGCCCCGGCGAACCGTGCGCGACTGGATCGTCGACTTCGGATGGTTCCTGCTGGCCGTCGTCATCGGAGTGCTCGCCGCGGACACGCTGACGAGTGACCCGAACATCCCCGACGGCCTGGCCGTCGCCGACCAGTGGATCGGCGCGCTCGCCTGCGCCGCGGTCTGGCTGCGCCGGCGCTGGCCGCTGGGGCTGGCCCTGGCGATGATCCCCGTCGGAATGATCTCGAACACGGCGGGCGGCGCCGGGCTGGTCGCCCTCTTCACCCTCGCCGCGCACCGGCCGTTCCCTTACGTGGCGTGGGTCGCGGGCAGCCAGCTCGCCCTGCTCCCCGCCTACTTCTGGCTGCGCCCCGACCCCGATCTTCCCTACCTCGCCGCGGTGCTGGTCACCGCGCTGCTGACCGCCGCGGTGGTCGGCTGGGGCATGTTCGTACGGTCCAAGCGGCAGCTCATGCTGAGTCTGCGGGACCGGGCGCGGCGGGCCGAGACGGAGGCCGCGCTGCGGGCCGAGCAGGCGCAGCGACTGGCCCGTGAGGCCATCGCGCGCGAGATGCACGACGTGCTGGCCCACCGGCTGACGCTGCTGAGCGTGCATGCCGGGGCCCTCGAGTTCCGGCCGGACGCGCCCCGCGAGGAGGTCGCGCGGGCCGCCGGGGTGATCCGGGAGAGCGCGCACGAGGCGCTTCAGGACCTGCGGGAGATCATCGGCGTACTGCGGGCGGGTGACGCCGATGACGCGGGGCGGCCGCAGCCGACGCTCGCGGCCGTCGACGCGCTGGTCGCCGAGTCGCGGGAGGCGGGCATGAAGGTGGTCCTCGATCTCCTCGTCGTCGACCCCGCGGGGGTGCCGGCCTCCATCGGTCGCACCGCCTACCGCATCGCCCAGGAAGGGCTGACCAACGCCCGTAAGCACGCGCCGGGTGCGGAGGTCACCGTCCGCGTCTCGGGTGGGTTCGGGGACGGGCTGACCGTGACCGTGCGCAATCCGGCACCGTCGGGAGAGGTGCCGCACGTGCCGGGTTCCGGGCAGGGGCTGATCGGGTTGACCGAGCGTGCGGCTCTCGCGGGTGGGCGGTTGTCGCACGGGGTGGAGGGGGACGGGGGGTTCGAGGTGCGGGCGTGGTTGCCGTGGGGCGGGTGA